A single genomic interval of Peribacillus sp. FSL H8-0477 harbors:
- a CDS encoding sugar ABC transporter ATP-binding protein: MKIEMHNIYKAFGPNEVLKGVDFNLEPNEIHALMGENGAGKSTLMNILTGLHKQDQGSIVINGQETLFKDSLDAEQCGLAFIRQELNIWPEMTVLENLFLGRELVNRYGVLKTKEMKARADEVFSKLDISLPFDKEAGLCSVGEQQMIEIAKALMTDAEVIIMDEPTAALTDREIEKLFKVMKDLTSKGVSLVYISHRMEEIFAICDRITVMRDGITVDTKAIKDTNFDQVVKKMVGRDLEDRFPQREANLGENVLEVVGLTSGGLFEDIHFTVRSGEILGVSGLMGAGRTEIMRALFGMDAVDSGEVKVDGKKVSINNPAEAVSAGFAFITENRKEEGLILDFSIRDNIGLANLESFAPKGLVKVNDEKKFVEMMVKRLNVKTVSTETIVGQLSGGNQQKIVIAKWIGTSPKILIMDEPTRGIDVGAKREIYELMNELTNRGMAIIMVSSELPEIIGMSDRVLVVHEGKITGELMKQEATQEKIMALATGGN, encoded by the coding sequence ATGAAAATTGAAATGCATAATATTTATAAAGCATTTGGTCCAAATGAGGTATTAAAAGGTGTTGATTTTAACCTTGAACCTAATGAAATTCACGCGCTTATGGGTGAGAATGGGGCAGGAAAATCAACGTTAATGAATATTTTAACGGGTCTTCATAAACAAGATCAGGGTAGTATCGTCATAAACGGCCAGGAAACGCTGTTCAAAGATTCACTTGATGCGGAGCAATGCGGACTTGCATTCATTCGTCAGGAATTAAACATCTGGCCTGAAATGACTGTGCTTGAAAACCTTTTCCTTGGCAGAGAACTGGTAAACCGATATGGGGTTTTAAAAACGAAAGAAATGAAAGCGCGTGCAGATGAGGTATTTTCAAAACTTGATATTTCCCTCCCTTTTGATAAAGAAGCGGGTCTCTGCTCGGTTGGAGAGCAGCAAATGATTGAAATCGCCAAGGCGCTGATGACGGATGCAGAAGTTATTATTATGGACGAGCCCACGGCAGCATTAACGGATCGGGAAATTGAAAAGTTGTTTAAAGTGATGAAGGACCTCACAAGTAAAGGTGTTTCCTTAGTTTATATTTCTCATAGAATGGAAGAGATTTTTGCCATCTGTGATCGAATTACAGTGATGCGTGATGGGATAACGGTCGATACGAAAGCAATTAAAGATACGAACTTTGATCAAGTAGTTAAGAAAATGGTTGGCAGGGACTTAGAAGATCGTTTCCCTCAGCGAGAGGCGAATTTAGGGGAAAATGTGTTAGAAGTGGTTGGGCTGACTAGCGGAGGATTGTTCGAAGATATTCATTTTACGGTGCGTAGTGGAGAAATTCTTGGTGTTTCAGGTTTAATGGGTGCCGGCCGAACAGAAATTATGCGTGCTTTATTTGGAATGGATGCTGTGGACAGCGGTGAGGTCAAAGTTGATGGGAAGAAAGTTTCAATTAATAATCCTGCCGAAGCTGTTTCAGCTGGTTTTGCCTTTATAACAGAAAATCGGAAAGAAGAAGGATTAATTCTTGATTTCTCCATTCGTGATAATATTGGGCTGGCCAATTTGGAGAGTTTTGCTCCAAAAGGGTTAGTTAAGGTAAATGATGAAAAAAAATTCGTCGAAATGATGGTCAAAAGACTGAATGTGAAAACTGTATCGACGGAAACCATCGTAGGCCAGTTATCAGGCGGTAATCAACAAAAAATTGTAATTGCAAAATGGATAGGTACATCTCCGAAAATTTTAATTATGGACGAGCCTACTCGTGGAATCGATGTAGGGGCTAAGCGGGAAATCTATGAATTGATGAATGAACTTACCAATCGAGGAATGGCCATTATAATGGTCTCTTCTGAACTTCCTGAAATCATCGGAATGAGTGATCGGGTGCTGGTCGTTCACGAAGGAAAGATAACAGGAGAATTGATGAAGCAGGAAGCGACACAAGAAAAAATAATGGCTTTAGCAACAGGAGGTAACTAG